A single Dreissena polymorpha isolate Duluth1 chromosome 14, UMN_Dpol_1.0, whole genome shotgun sequence DNA region contains:
- the LOC127857592 gene encoding ORM1-like protein 3 — protein MQVGTASGPENPTSYYFNQRGIWLTYILVIFLAHLFILSMPFFSTAVAWTVTNVLHDICMFIILHVTRGTPYFLDDQGQARKQTQWEQLDQGKQFTPTKKFLTIVPIVLFFLASFYTKYDYLHFLVNASFCALNVVAKFPWFHGKRFFGINKW, from the exons ATGCAGGTTGGCACTGCTTCGGGACCTGAGAATCCCACATCGTACTACTTTAATCAGCGAGGGATATGGCTGACCTACATACTTGTGATCTTCCTAGCCCATCTCTTCATACTCAGCATGCCATTCTTTAGCACTGCAGTGGCGTGGACAGTTACAAATGTTCTACATGACATT TGTATGTTTATCATTCTTCATGTGACACGAGGCACGCCATATTTCCTGGATGACCAGGGACAAGCCAGAAAGCAGACACAATGGGAACAGCTAGACCAGGGCAAGCAGTTTACACCAACCAAAAAATTTCTTACAATAGTGCCCATTGTTCT atttttCCTCGCAAGCTTTTACACAAAGTACGACTATCTTCACTTTTTAGTGAATGCTTCGTTCTGTGCTCTCAATGTGGTAGCCAAGTTCCCTTGGTTCCATGGAAAACGCTTCTTCGGAATAAACAAGTGGTAA